One window of Tenacibaculum maritimum NCIMB 2154 genomic DNA carries:
- a CDS encoding endo alpha-1,4 polygalactosaminidase, which yields MKKNIYIASALLLAACGTNKDTLTYTLTNSDGAKKYAETITAKELKTNLLAYHADGIKQKKSIAFLKNNYTKQGVTAPLSNSNYLQRVSRQRKEQPQDAKNVIAYIKGSEKPNETILISTHLNHGNSKEVDADHSGTASLLEIAKAFKKAERAGIRPKRSIAFLHLTGSEKGTLGSEYYIKNPVFPLQSIVANLDIDMIGSVDAYHKNNPNYVYVTGSDRLSTELHRISEMINKKFTNIQLDYSYSHQYDTDSFYAQSHHANFVKHKIPVISYFNGTEETTRTPINYDLLKNRTRLIFYTAWELANKANRLIIDNAVYNQAYQENYQRDGIIDIINKARNSYVLVDPFQKNVAASVAAIKARGNEVGAYINIGAGETYRDDFNAMKPFLVKKVWSEWDGEYFVNTTTTGIVDLMKARIDKVAAWGCDWVEFDNMDWFYDDESRATYGFKVTKEEGVAYYQELCDYVHEKGMKCMAKNTVENASNFDGVLYESYKKNMNWWDEAGTQRFLDAGKVVIINHYNEKKCENAYLKYKSIYKGNISFICEDAKLEKYVHFNK from the coding sequence ATGAAAAAAAACATCTATATAGCCAGTGCATTACTACTTGCGGCTTGCGGCACTAATAAAGATACCTTAACTTATACACTAACCAACTCAGATGGTGCTAAAAAATATGCCGAAACTATTACTGCAAAAGAACTAAAAACAAATTTGTTAGCATATCATGCTGATGGTATTAAGCAAAAGAAAAGCATTGCTTTTTTAAAAAATAATTATACAAAGCAAGGAGTTACTGCTCCTTTAAGCAATAGTAATTATCTTCAAAGAGTTAGTCGCCAACGCAAAGAGCAACCGCAAGATGCTAAAAATGTAATTGCTTACATTAAAGGAAGTGAAAAACCCAATGAAACAATTCTGATTTCTACACATTTAAATCATGGCAACTCCAAAGAAGTTGATGCCGATCATTCGGGTACTGCTTCTCTTTTAGAAATTGCAAAAGCATTTAAAAAAGCGGAGAGAGCAGGGATACGCCCTAAAAGATCCATTGCTTTTTTACACCTTACGGGAAGTGAAAAAGGAACACTTGGTTCTGAATATTATATTAAAAATCCTGTTTTCCCTCTCCAAAGCATTGTGGCTAATTTAGATATTGATATGATTGGTAGTGTTGATGCTTACCATAAAAACAATCCTAATTATGTATATGTAACGGGTTCTGACAGGTTAAGTACTGAATTGCACCGTATTTCTGAAATGATTAATAAGAAGTTTACCAACATTCAATTAGATTATTCGTACAGTCATCAATATGATACAGATAGTTTTTATGCCCAATCACATCATGCAAATTTTGTTAAACATAAAATACCTGTTATTTCTTACTTTAATGGTACTGAAGAAACAACGCGTACTCCTATTAATTATGACTTGCTAAAAAATAGAACTCGTTTAATTTTTTATACTGCTTGGGAGTTGGCTAACAAAGCCAATCGCCTTATTATTGACAATGCTGTTTATAACCAAGCTTACCAAGAAAATTACCAAAGAGATGGCATTATAGACATCATTAACAAGGCTCGTAATTCTTATGTGTTAGTAGATCCTTTTCAAAAAAATGTAGCTGCTTCTGTTGCTGCTATCAAAGCGAGAGGAAACGAAGTAGGTGCTTATATAAATATTGGCGCTGGAGAAACGTATAGAGATGATTTTAACGCTATGAAACCTTTTTTAGTGAAAAAAGTTTGGAGCGAATGGGATGGTGAGTATTTTGTAAATACCACTACTACAGGTATTGTTGATTTAATGAAAGCGCGTATAGATAAAGTTGCTGCTTGGGGGTGTGACTGGGTAGAGTTTGATAATATGGATTGGTTTTATGATGATGAATCAAGAGCTACTTATGGCTTTAAAGTTACTAAAGAAGAAGGGGTGGCTTACTACCAAGAGCTTTGTGACTATGTACATGAAAAAGGCATGAAGTGCATGGCTAAAAATACTGTTGAAAATGCTTCTAATTTTGATGGTGTGCTTTATGAATCTTATAAAAAGAATATGAATTGGTGGGATGAAGCTGGAACGCAACGCTTTTTAGATGCGGGTAAGGTAGTTATCATCAATCATTACAACGAAAAAAAATGTGAAAATGCCTATTTAAAATATAAAAGCATCTATAAAGGGAATATTTCTTTTATTTGTGAAGATGCGAAACTAGAAAAATACGTGCACTTTAATAAATAA